The Sphaerochaeta sp. genome segment AAAGAAATTGGGTGTCCACTCCCTGGGGCGCGATGATCGATCCCCCCACGGACAGGACGGTCAGTTCAGTCATGCCTGTTCCCTCCCTATCAGTACCATCCTACCACAGTGAACAGTTTGGTTGAAGCGATTTGGACAAATCCGCGGTATTTGATCCGTACGGTTTCCCGGAACACCATAGAAAGCCATTGCCTGGGCAAGGCGTTGGTGACGGAACCGTACAAGGAGCGGGAGATGGACAATCTGAATTCGGTATTGCTGGAAGGAAACTTGGTAAGGGATCCTGATTTGAGGCGGGTGGGGGATCCGGAGCGGCCTGTCTGTCGGTTTACCATTGGGGTGAACCGGTATCGCAGGGATGACAAGGGGGAAGTCCAGCAGTACACCACCTTCGTGGATATCCAGACGTGGGGCACGTTGGCTGAAAACTGCGGCAAGTATCTGAAAAAGGGGCGTGGTGTCCGCGTGGTAGGGGCGCTGAAGCAGGAAACCTGGACGGGCAAGGAGGATGGCAAACCTCATTATCGTCTGGTCGTTTCGGCAAGTCATGTGGAGTTCCGTCCGGACCAAAAGAAGGCGGACAGTCCGGATGAGATCATCCTGGATGCCGCGGAGAATGAGCCGGAGCCCGAGGAGCAGGAACCGGAAGAACAGGCCCTGTAACAACCGGTCCCATATGTTTGTCATGGCGGAAGCCTGAGAAGAGGATTCCGGGTGTCCGCCTTATAAGATCTTTCTCCGTAGAATGTTTCCTCAGACTTGTTGGATTTCTTGCACGTGCTTTCTC includes the following:
- a CDS encoding single-stranded DNA-binding protein produces the protein MNSLVEAIWTNPRYLIRTVSRNTIESHCLGKALVTEPYKEREMDNLNSVLLEGNLVRDPDLRRVGDPERPVCRFTIGVNRYRRDDKGEVQQYTTFVDIQTWGTLAENCGKYLKKGRGVRVVGALKQETWTGKEDGKPHYRLVVSASHVEFRPDQKKADSPDEIILDAAENEPEPEEQEPEEQAL